The proteins below are encoded in one region of Malaclemys terrapin pileata isolate rMalTer1 chromosome 8, rMalTer1.hap1, whole genome shotgun sequence:
- the ZBTB41 gene encoding zinc finger and BTB domain-containing protein 41, giving the protein MKKRRKFPGNLNEKLHFGHEKNISDGVLIVDSDQETVTKSAEVAITDQLDCSQELPPSPEQRKLLSSLQYNKNLLKYLNDDRRKQPSFCDLLIIVEGKEFSAHKVVVAVGSSYFHACLSKNPSTDVVTLDHVTHSVFQHLLEFLYTSEFFVYKNEIPLVLEAAKFLDIIDAVKLLNNENISCIQSEALTENPIPAETLNELTGKLSNSHQCTFCSRNFCYKKSLENHLAKAHRSLPLEKKHGLKMVEKADFSTRRSTRNRKCPAKFDNSDNESSDVSDSKEKVHSEREISVKNECEDNGSDCNADEEGQEEEEIPDEDSDAEEQSKKEHNDTEVSPEPVDSVGNIPEGLTPVIIQSSSKKLLQCPKCDKTFDRTGKLEIHTRAHTGEKPFECDICHQRYSTKSNLTVHRKKHNNETEFHKKEHKCPYCNKLHASKKTLAKHAKRFHPENVQEFLSIKKTKSEGWKCDICKKSFARRPHLEEHMILHTQDKPFKCTYCEEHFKSRFARLKHQEKFHLGPFPCDICGRQFNDTRNLKRHIECTHGGKRKWVCFICGKSVRERTTLKEHLRIHSGEKPHLCSICGQSFRHGSSYRLHLRVHHNDKRYECEECGKTFIRHDHLTKHKKIHSGEKAHQCEECGKCFGRRDHLTVHYKSVHLGEKVWQKYKATFHQCDVCKKVFKGKSSLEMHFRTHSGEKPYKCQICSQSFRIKKTLTKHMVIHSDARPFNCQHCNATFKRKDKLKYHIDHVHGTKAAEETVTTSEEKVISLPVQYTPDDKVFQIESKPYMDQPEVYETEVKPMLQNVPAEVCVPVTLVPVQMREPQADLVQHTTTLSPQSHGILPPQIQQPDYQRTTEMAFLEKYTLTPQPANIVHPVRPEQMLDPRDQSYLGTLLGLDTAPTVQNMSNNEHS; this is encoded by the exons ATGAAGAAAAGGAGAAAGTTCCCTGGAAATCTAAATGAGAAGCTACATTTTGGCCATGAGAAAAATATTTCTGATGGGGTTCTTATAGTAGATTCTGACCAAGAAACTGTCACCAAATCTGCAGAAGTAGCTATTACGGACCAACTTGACTGTTCCCAAGAACTTCCTCCATCACCAGAACAAAGAAAACTCTTAAGTTCACTGCAGTATAATAAAAATCTacttaaatatttaaatgatGATAGACGGAAACAACCATCTTTTTGTGACTTACTTATAATAGTAGAAGGAAAAGAATTTAGCGCACACAAAGTTGTTGTAGCTGTTGGCAGTAGTTATTTTCATGCTTGTTTGAGCAAAAACCCAAGCACGGATGTTGTCACACTGGATCATGTAACTCATTCTGTTTTTCAACATTTGCTTGAGTTTTTGTACACATCTGAGTTTTTTGTATATAAAAATGAAATCCCTTTAGTGTTGGAAGCAGCTAAATTTTTAGACATTATAGATGCAGTCAAACTGctcaataatgaaaatatttcctgCATACAATCTGAAGCGTTAACTGAAAACCCAATACCAGCTGAAACTCTCAATGAATTGACTGGTAAACTATCAAATAGTCACCAGTGCACTTTTTGCAGTCGAAACTTCTGTTACAAGAAATCCTTAGAAAACCACTTGGCTAAAGCTCACAGATCccttccactggaaaaaaaacatggtttaaaaatgGTTGAGAAAGCAGACTTTTCTACCAGAAGATCTACAAGGAACCGTAAATGCCCAGCTAAGTTTGATAACAGTGATAACGAAAGCAGCGATGTGTCTGACAGCAAGGAAAAAGTCCATTCTGAGAGAGAAATATCTGTTAAAAACGAATGTGAAGATAATGGAAGTGACTGCAATGCAGATGAAGAGGGtcaggaagaagaagaaataccAGATGAAGATTCTGATGCTGAAGAGCAAAGTAAAAAAGAACATAATGATACTGAAGTGAGTCCTGAGCCAGTTGATTCAGTAGGAAATATTCCTGAAGGTTTAACTCCAGTAATCATTCAGAGTAGTAGCAAAAAACTATTGCAGTGTCCCAAGTGTGACAAAACATTTGATCGAACAG ggAAGCTCGAGATCCATACCCGTGCACACACAGGTGAGAAGCCCTTCGAGTGTGATATTTGTCATCAGCGCTATTCCACAAAATCTAACCTGACAGTTCACAGAAAGAAACACAATAATGAAACAGAATTTCATAAGAAGGAGCACAAATGTCCATATTGTAATAAACTTCATGCAAGCAAAAAGACCCTAGCAAAACATGCAAAGAG GTTTCATCCAGAGAACGTACAAGAATTTCTTTCCATTAAAAAGACAAAGAGTGAAGGCTGGAAATGTGAT ATTTGTAAGAAATCTTTTGCTCGAAGACCCCATTTGGAAGAACACATGATTCTTCACACTCAGGATAAACCTTTCAAGTGTACCTATTGTGAAGAGCACTTTAAATCCCGGTTTGCAAGATTGAAGCATCAAGAAAAATTCCATCTTG GTCCTTTCCCGTGTGATATTTGTGGTCGTCAGTTCAATGACACTAGAAATCTAAAACGCCATATAGAATGTACTCATGGGGGGAAGAGAAAATGGGTGTGTTTCATATGTGGAAAATCAGTCAGAGAAAG AACAACTTTGAAAGAACATTTGAGAATTCATAGTGGGGAGAAACCTCATCTTTGTAGTATTTGTGGGCAGAGTTTTCGTCATGGAAGTTCCTACAG ACTTCATCTACGAGTTCACCATAATGACAAAAGGTACGAATGTGAAGAATGTGGGAAAACGTTTATTCGGCATGATCAtctaacaaaacacaaaaaaatacACTCAG GTGAAAAGGCACATCAGTGTGAGGAGTGTGGAAAGTGTTTTGGCCGTAGAGACCACCTAACTGTCCATTACAAAAGTGTTCATCTAGGAGAGAAAGTGTGGCAAAA ATATAAAGCAACATTTCATCAGTGTGATGTCTGCAAGAaagtttttaaagggaaatcaagTTTGGAAATGCATTTTAGGACACATTCAG GTGAGAAACCATACAAATGTCAAATCTGTAGCCAGTCCTTTAGAATTAAGAAGACATTAACAAAACACATGGTTATTCATTCAGATGCTCGACCTTTTAACTGCCAGCATTGCAATGCAACATTTAAACGAAAAGACAAGTTGAAATACCATATTGACCATGTACATGGAACAAAAGCTGCAGAAGAAACAGTAACCACTTCTGAAGAAAAAGTAATCTCCTTGCCAGTACAGTACACCCCTGATGACAAAGTTTTCCAAATTGAGTCTAAACCATACATGGATCAGCCCGAAGTTTACGAAACAGAAGTCAAACCTATGCTACAGAATGTACCAGCAGAAGTATGTGTGCCAGTAACACTGGTACCAGTTCAGATGCGGGAACCTCAAGCTGATCTAGTACAACATACCACTACTCTCTCACCCCAGTCTCATGGCATTCTTCCCCCACAGATACAGCAGCCAGATTATCAACGAACAACAGAAATGGCATTTCTGGAAAAATATACTCTCACTCCCCAGCCTGCAAATATAGTTCATCCTGTCAGACCTGAGCAAATGTTGGATCCTAGAGACCAATCTTACCTTGGAACTTTATTGGGGCTTGATACAGCTCCAACTGTACAGAATATGTCAAATAATGAACATTCATGA